In Solobacterium moorei, a single genomic region encodes these proteins:
- a CDS encoding methylated-DNA--[protein]-cysteine S-methyltransferase — protein sequence MTKLNKYKSVLGNMTIATEDDRLVGLWFDGQKYDRWNIQSFEVEEAMTNIAKLTIRWLDDYFSGQQPSFSIPLKLKGTDFQKVVWQCLLTIPYGEAVTYGDVRDLVCKQLHCKKWQIKQSAAR from the coding sequence ATGACGAAATTAAACAAATATAAATCAGTTCTTGGGAATATGACGATTGCAACGGAAGATGACCGATTGGTCGGCTTGTGGTTTGACGGTCAGAAATATGATCGATGGAATATACAGAGTTTTGAAGTCGAAGAGGCGATGACAAATATTGCTAAACTAACAATCCGCTGGTTGGATGATTATTTCTCAGGACAGCAGCCATCATTTTCAATACCGTTGAAACTGAAAGGTACTGATTTTCAAAAAGTTGTTTGGCAATGTCTGCTTACGATTCCATATGGGGAAGCAGTGACATATGGTGACGTCAGGGATTTGGTATGCAAGCAATTGCATTGTAAAAAATGGCAAATCAAGCAATCGGCAGCACGATAG
- a CDS encoding methylated-DNA--[protein]-cysteine S-methyltransferase — MANQAIGSTIGYNPISIIIPCHRVIRKDGSLRGYAGGLERKKWLLQNENVNIKFSH; from the coding sequence ATGGCAAATCAAGCAATCGGCAGCACGATAGGATATAACCCGATATCAATTATCATTCCATGCCATCGTGTGATTAGAAAAGACGGCAGTTTGCGCGGATATGCCGGTGGTTTGGAACGAAAAAAGTGGTTATTGCAAAATGAAAATGTAAATATTAAATTTTCGCATTGA